In Balneola sp., a genomic segment contains:
- a CDS encoding restriction endonuclease subunit M, protein MLTGELKNKVDKIWLTLHSGGITNPLTVIEQLTYLLFIKGLDDQQTREEKKAERTGKPIEDPTFSEDQNHLRWKNLKQLDPEAMFETIRDDVFPFIKELGGQNGSTYRKHMEGAMFLFPKPSTLARVVELMDQLELRDRDTKGDLYEYMLSKISTAGDNGQFRTPRHIIKMMVELTQPKPLENIADPACGTAGFLVAAGEYIRENHAKAMVDDKTRAHFQSEMFTGYDFDNSMLRIGNMNMVMHGFDGATIDYKDSLSSSDDDDLAEQFDLILANPPFTGTLDYDSVAADLLQTVKTKKTELLFNALFLRALKTGGRAAVVVPDGVIFRSGKDYKEIRRILIEDQQLQAVISMPANIFKPYSGVSTAILLFTKTDSGGTDSVWFYDMKADGYTLNDKRDKIEDDDIPDIIKRYKNLEDETDRKRTDQSFLVPKDEIVEQNYDLSINRYKEIEYEEVEYDDPKIIINGKDGQPGLRQLAEERLKVLDELEGMV, encoded by the coding sequence ATGCTCACAGGCGAACTTAAAAACAAAGTCGATAAAATTTGGTTAACGCTTCATTCAGGTGGCATTACCAATCCTCTGACCGTCATCGAACAGCTAACCTATCTCTTGTTTATAAAGGGACTGGATGATCAGCAAACACGGGAGGAGAAGAAAGCTGAACGCACTGGGAAGCCAATTGAAGATCCAACCTTTTCAGAAGATCAGAATCATCTGCGATGGAAGAATCTGAAGCAACTTGATCCCGAAGCGATGTTTGAAACGATTCGCGATGACGTGTTTCCGTTTATCAAGGAGCTGGGTGGGCAAAATGGAAGTACTTACCGCAAGCATATGGAAGGCGCAATGTTTTTGTTTCCTAAGCCTTCTACGCTGGCGCGAGTAGTGGAGTTGATGGATCAGCTGGAGCTGAGGGACCGAGATACCAAGGGTGATTTGTACGAGTATATGCTTTCAAAAATTAGTACTGCGGGTGATAACGGGCAGTTCCGCACGCCGAGACACATCATTAAGATGATGGTGGAACTGACTCAGCCCAAGCCGCTGGAGAATATCGCCGATCCTGCTTGTGGTACGGCCGGATTTTTGGTGGCGGCCGGAGAGTACATCCGTGAGAATCACGCCAAGGCGATGGTGGATGATAAAACCCGCGCTCATTTTCAGTCGGAGATGTTTACCGGCTACGATTTTGACAACTCCATGCTCCGAATCGGGAATATGAATATGGTGATGCATGGCTTTGATGGCGCGACCATTGACTATAAAGATTCCTTATCCTCTTCGGATGATGACGATCTTGCGGAACAATTTGACTTGATCCTTGCAAACCCTCCATTCACCGGTACTTTGGATTATGACAGCGTGGCGGCCGATCTGCTGCAAACCGTTAAAACCAAAAAGACCGAACTGCTATTTAACGCTCTCTTTCTTAGGGCACTGAAAACTGGTGGGCGGGCTGCGGTGGTGGTGCCTGATGGAGTAATATTTAGAAGTGGGAAAGACTATAAAGAAATTCGTAGAATTCTTATTGAAGATCAACAATTACAAGCTGTGATTTCAATGCCTGCTAATATTTTTAAGCCTTATTCTGGTGTAAGTACGGCTATATTGTTGTTTACTAAAACAGACTCTGGCGGAACCGATAGCGTCTGGTTTTACGATATGAAAGCCGATGGCTACACGCTGAATGACAAGCGCGATAAAATTGAAGACGACGACATCCCCGACATCATTAAGCGATATAAAAATCTGGAAGATGAAACCGACCGTAAACGCACCGACCAAAGTTTCCTCGTGCCTAAAGACGAGATCGTAGAGCAGAACTACGACCTCTCCATTAACCGCTACAAAGAGATCGAGTACGAAGAGGTGGAGTACGACGATCCCAAAATCATCATCAACGGGAAAGACGGTCAGCCCGGACTGCGACAGCTTGCTGAGGAACGCCTGAAAGTTTTGGATGAATTGGAGGGGATGGTTTGA
- a CDS encoding WYL domain-containing protein — protein sequence MPKTKNAQIRYQVLDRCFRNPGRKFFWEDLLKEVNKALEEFNGPGSKIKRRQLYDDIRFMESEEGFRIPLNKYRDGKRKYYRYTDTDFSISNQPLNEDEKSQIQLAISVLSRFSGAPQFEWVQEMIPVIQDRLGLKESSREVISIESNIDLKGIEHLGTLYDAIVNELVLKVEYQGFKSDESFELTFHPHFLKQYNNRWFAFGLNEEFEIPTWNLALDRIQKIDQIQGDYIHPEIDWNEYFFDIIGVTRPDEGKVEKVVLEFTNEQAPYIITKPLHPTQKHEWKDEKLIVAIKVIPNYELESLILSFGEKGKVLEPKSLRDKIQNRREASIR from the coding sequence ATGCCAAAAACAAAGAATGCACAAATAAGATATCAAGTATTAGATCGATGTTTTCGAAATCCTGGTCGCAAGTTTTTTTGGGAAGACTTACTCAAAGAAGTAAATAAAGCCTTGGAGGAGTTTAATGGCCCTGGAAGTAAAATAAAAAGGCGTCAGCTTTATGATGACATTAGGTTTATGGAGAGTGAAGAGGGATTCAGGATTCCATTAAACAAATATAGAGATGGAAAAAGAAAATATTATAGATATACAGATACTGATTTCTCCATATCTAACCAACCATTAAACGAGGACGAAAAAAGCCAGATTCAATTAGCAATTTCTGTGCTTTCTCGCTTTTCCGGTGCCCCTCAGTTTGAGTGGGTGCAAGAGATGATCCCGGTTATTCAGGATCGGTTAGGGCTCAAGGAAAGCTCCAGAGAAGTCATAAGTATCGAATCTAATATAGACCTCAAAGGGATTGAGCATCTTGGGACGCTTTATGATGCTATCGTTAATGAGTTGGTGCTAAAAGTAGAATACCAAGGCTTTAAATCTGATGAGAGCTTTGAACTGACCTTCCACCCGCATTTCTTAAAGCAATATAATAACCGGTGGTTTGCATTCGGCTTAAATGAAGAGTTCGAAATACCAACCTGGAACCTCGCCTTAGATCGCATTCAAAAGATAGATCAAATTCAAGGCGATTATATTCATCCAGAAATTGACTGGAACGAGTACTTCTTTGATATCATCGGAGTAACCCGTCCGGATGAGGGAAAAGTAGAAAAAGTAGTTTTAGAATTTACCAATGAGCAGGCTCCTTATATAATCACTAAACCGCTGCATCCAACTCAAAAACATGAATGGAAAGATGAGAAATTGATTGTGGCAATAAAGGTTATACCTAATTATGAGTTGGAGTCTCTTATACTTTCATTCGGTGAAAAGGGGAAGGTATTAGAGCCTAAATCATTAAGAGATAAAATTCAAAATCGTAGAGAAGCATCCATTAGGTAG